In one Silene latifolia isolate original U9 population chromosome 10, ASM4854445v1, whole genome shotgun sequence genomic region, the following are encoded:
- the LOC141606977 gene encoding receptor-like protein EIX2: MLSSMKINKGVLLIIMLLNLSCLSNTASSNVTCIDRERQALLDFKRGFDVKLSHVVSSWKGEDCCQWQGVKCNNKTGHVISLSLGYAGLKGKIVNSLLELKDLTHLDLRGSALDNIPSFIGSLSKLTYLNLSQVHYPSTKLIPAELGNLNSLQVLDLGYSSNIKWYDNYIYNPTSSLGDFNGLTSNNLSWVSKLSSLQYLDLSHVRLSNASNWLSSIANLHFLKHLQMYNCHLPMPEPIPFSSFSDVRYLTELSFLRLGTNRLNSDIFDWFSNISTNLNHLDLRGNLFSGKLPDILWNVTSLEFLDLSDNAFEGDLPRDLLQRLPSLAHLSIARNNFSGQFPEFRADGNKTSLQTFDMSSNRFSGNIPAFLGDISSLTKLNLSYNQFKGAIPKSFSKLQNLQLLDLSSNGLGDTEFNVSFFDSISQLYNLRDLDVSSNKLYGTISEIHLNSFVHLSVFDTSDNFITLNFSRDWIPPFQQAKLLMLGSCNVGQEFPRWVMTLNRLSTLDLSNCAISDEIPDGFWKHFSGSNIEYLNMSNNKIHGSLPKDLLLNSTQFRMTIIDLSHNLLNGSIPPTLMNSTTLSLSNNMFSGSISSLCTAPRGNLMSLDLSSNLLSGTIPDCWEQWGSLSILNLANNSFSGEVPKSIGSLPFLRALHLRKNNLYGRLPYSLKNCSSLQVLDLDDNNFSGSIPVWIGKKLKNLLVLSMRKNQVSGKIPSSLCGISTLHVLDLSVNSLSGTIPRCFDNFTAMSKGWSFNPYFVQPICLGYSFWGSAQYADILLLELKGIEREINSKSILINFIDLSHNKLTGEIPEGLTRLVNLISLNLSRNHLIGRIPNDIGQITSLDALDLSRNRLDGEIPSGLSSLSQLGTLDLSYNDLAGRIPPGTQLQSFEALSFVGNPGLCGSPLSACPEDEKPTLMSPGVGGTEKDDDSEIWMRQFYISMVIGSVVGFCCVFFASLKILRQEHSRTVQGRLKSGCCLSDIIESWI, from the coding sequence ATGCTTTCTTCCATGAAAATCAATAAAGGAGTACTATTGATCATCATGCTACTTAACCTTTCATGCTTAAGTAACACCGCGAGCTCTAACGTTACATGCATAGATCGAGAAAGACAAGCTCTACTCGACTTCAAGCGAGGCTTTGATGTCAAATTAAGTCATGTCGTCTCGTCATGGAAAGGTGAAGATTGCTGTCAATGGCAAGGTGTTAAATGCAACAATAAAACAGGACATGTTATATCACTTTCCCTTGGATACGCGGGTTTAAAGGGTAAAATCGTCAATTCACTACTCGAGTTAAAGGACTTAACCCACTTGGATCTTAGAGGAAGTGCCTTAGACAACATCCCTTCTTTTATAGGATCATTGAGTAAGTTAACATACCTTAATCTCTCACAAGTTCATTACCCTTCAACTAAGCTCATACCGGCCGAACTTGGTAATCTTAATTCATTACAAGTTCTTGATCTTGGTTATAGTTCTAACATTAAATggtatgataattacatttataATCCTACTTCTTCTTTAGGTGATTTTAATGGTCTTACTTCTAACAATCTTTCATGGGTTTCTAAACTTTCGTCGTTACAATATCTCGATTTGAGCCATGTTAGGCTTTCTAATGCTTCAAATTGGCTTAGTTCAATTGcaaaccttcatttcttgaagcatttgCAAATGTATAATTGTCACCTTCCCATGCCAGAACCAATCCCATTTTCGAGTTTTTCTGATGTTAGGTATCTTACTGAGCTCTCGTTTCTTCGTCTTGGTACTAATCGTCTCAATTCAGATATTTTCGATTGGTTTTCCAATATCTCGACTAACCTTAACCATCTTGATCTCAGAGGAAATTTGTTCAGTGGAAAACTTCCTGACATTCTTTGGAATGTCACTTCACTCGAATTCCTTGATCTTTCGGATAATGCTTTTGAAGGCGATTTACCTCGTGATCTCCTTCAAAGACTTCCTTCCCTTGCTCATCTTAGCATTGCAAGAAATAACTTTTCAGGCCAATTCCCGGAATTTCGAGCAGATGGTAACAAAACATCTCTTCAGACTTTCGACATGTCCTCAAATCGGTTTTCAGGTAATATCCCTGCATTTTTGGGTGATATCAGTTCTCTTACAAAACTTAACCTTTCATATAATCAGTTTAAAGGCGCTATCCCAAAATCGTTCAGCAAATTACAGAACTTGCAGTTGTTAGACTTATCTTCTAACGGGTTGGGTGATACCGAGTTTAATGTCAGTTTTTTCGACAGCATTTCTCAGCTTTATAATCTCAGAGACTTAGATGTTTCATCTAACAAGCTTTATGGTACCATATCTGAAATTCACCTGAACAGCTTTGTTCACCTGAGTGTTTTCGACACGTCTGACAATTTCATAACCTTAAACTTTAGTCGAGACTGGATCCCGCCTTTTCAACAGGCTAAGCTCTTGATGCTTGGTTCCTGCAATGTAGGGCAGGAATTTCCGAGATGGGTTATGACACTAAATAGGCTATCTACTCTAGATTTATCTAACTGCGCGATTTCTGATGAAATTCCAGACGGGTTTTGGAAACATTTTAGTGGGTCGAATATAGAGTACTTAAACATGTCGAATAATAAGATACATGGGTCTTTGCCAAAAGATTTGCTCTTGAACTCAACTCAGTTTCGGATGACCATCATTGATTTAAGCCACAACCTTTTGAATGGTTCTATTCCTCCGACCCTTATGAACTCGACCACATTATCCCTCTCGAATAATATGTTCTCCGGGTCCATCTCTTCTCTATGTACAGCTCCTCGAGGTAACCTAATGTCTCTCGATCTGTCTAGCAACTTACTGTCAGGAACAATTCCTGATTGTTGGGAGCAATGGGGGTCACTAAGCATCCTGAACTTGGCAAACAACAGTTTTTCAGGAGAGGTTCCtaaatctatagggtctttgccCTTCTTAAGGGCACTTcatttaaggaaaaacaatttgtATGGCAGATTACCTTACTCACTGAAAAACTGTTCTTCCCTACAAGTGCTTGACCTCGATGACAACAATTTTTCCGGGAGTATACCAGTTTGGATCGGAAAAAAACTGAAAAATCTTCTTGTCCTTTCTATGAGGAAAAACCAGGTAAGTGGGAAAATACCTTCGAGTTTATGTGGAATTTCAACACTTCATGTCTTGGATCTTTCAGTTAACAGTTTATCAGGAACGATTCCAAGATGTTTCGACAATTTCACTGCCATGTCAAAAGGATGGTCTTTCAATCCTTATTTTGTACAACCAATATGTCTTGGATACAGCTTTTGGGGATCTGCACAGTATGCTGACATTCTGTTACTTGAACTTAAAGGAATAGAAAGAGAGATTAACAGCAAGAGCATACTGATAAATTTCATCGATCTTTCTCATAACAAGCTTACCGGTGAAATTCCTGAGGGATTGACCAGATTAGTCAACTTAATTTCCTTGAATCTGTCAAGAAACCACTTAATTGGAAGAATTCCCAATGACATTGGACAGATTACATCATTGGATGCTCTGGATTTGTCTAGAAATCGACTTGATGGAGAAATTCCCTCGGGTTTGTCGAGTTTATCTCAACTTGGTACCTTGGACTTGTCATACAATGACTTGGCCGGACGAATTCCTCCAGGAACTCAGTTGCAGAGCTTTGAAGCACTGTCTTTTGTTGGGAATCCCGGACTTTGTGGTTCCCCGTTATCAGCTTGTCCTGAAGATGAGAAACCTACATTAATGTCGCCTGGTGTTGGAGGTACTGAGAAAGATGATGACAGTGAGATCTGGATGCGGCAGTTTTATATAAGCATGGTTATTGGTTCGGTGGTAGGATTTTGTTGCGTCTTCTTTGCTTCCCTGAAAATACTCCGGCAAGAACATTCAAGAACAGTTCAAGGACGACTCAAATCTGGCTGCTGTTTATCTGACATCATAGAAAGCTGGATATAG
- the LOC141604892 gene encoding calcium-dependent protein kinase 4-like isoform X1, with protein sequence MSSENKTSVKKLITTSGRKPSSSVSVLPYQTPRLRENYLIGRKLGQGQFGTTYMCTEKASGSLYACKSIPKRKLLCKEDCEDVYREIQIMHHLSENPNVVRIKGAFEDTVFVHLVMELCAGGELFDRIVVKGHYSEKQAAQLMKTIVEVVQGCHSLGVMHRDLKPENFLFDSTDEDAVLKSTDFGLSVFFKPGDSFTDVIGSPYYVAPEVLRKRYGQEIDVWSAGVILYILLSGVPPFWAETEAGIFRQILHGKLDFGSDPWPSISDSAKDLIRKMLDRDPKKRLTAYEVLCHPWIVDDTVAPDKPLDSAVMTRLKQFSAMNKVKKMALRVIAESLSEEEIGGLKELFKMIDTDNSGTITFDELKVGLKSVGSEMTESDIRSLLQAADIDNSGTIDYGEFLAATLHMNKMEREENLIAAFKYFDKDGSGYITIDELQQACKEFGLGEGHLDDTIKEIDLDNDGRIDFQEFSAMMKKADTEEGTRTVRGNLNFKLAEELGVKVT encoded by the exons ATGTCATCAGAAAACAAAACTTCTGTAAAAAAGTTAATAACAACATCAGGAAGAAAACCATCATCATCAGTATCAGTATTACCATACCAAACACCAAGATTAAGAGAAAATTACTTAATTGGTAGAAAATTAGGTCAAGGTCAATTTGGTACAACATATATGTGTACAGAAAAAGCAAGTGGTAGTCtttatgcatgtaaatcaatCCCAAAAAGGAAACTTTTATGTAAGGAAGATTGTGAGGATGTTTATAGAGAAATTCAGATAATGCATCATTTATCTGAAAACCCTAATGTTGTAAGAATAAAGGGTGCATTTGAAGATACAGTATTTGTGCATTTAGTTATGGAATTGTGTGCAGGTGGTGAATTGTTTGATAGGATTGTTGTAAAAGGGCATTATAGTGAAAAACAAGCTGCTCAATTGATGAAAACTATTGTTGAAGTTGTTCAAGGTTGTCATTCTCTTGGTGTTATGCATAGAGATCTTAAACCTGAGAATTTTTTGTTTGATTCTACTGATGAAGATGCTGTTCTTAAGTCTACTGATTTTGGACTTTCTGTGTTTTTTAAGCCTG GGGATTCTTTTACTGACGTAATTGGAAGCCCCTACTACGTTGCTCCTGAGGTATTGCGCAAGCGCTATGGACAGGAAATAGATGTGTGGAGTGCTGGTGTTATCCTTTACATCTTACTGAGCGGCGTTCCTCCATTTTGGGCAG AAACTGAAGCAGGAATCTTCAGACAGATTTTGCATGGCAAGTTAGACTTTGGGTCAGACCCATGGCCTAGTATTTCAGATAGCGCCAAGGATTTAATCCGCAAAATGCTTGATAGAGACCCAAAGAAGCGGTTGACAGCTTACGAAGTTTTAT GTCACCCTTGGATTGTAGACGACACTGTTGCGCCTGATAAGCCTCTGGACTCAGCTGTTATGACGCGTTTGAAACAGTTTTCAGCCATGAACAAAGTTAAAAAGATGGCTTTACGC GTTATAGCAGAAAGTCTTTCAGAGGAAGAAATTGGCGGTTTAAAAGAACTGTTCAAAATGATTGACACAGACAACAGTGGAACCATAACTTTTGATGAACTCAAAGTCGGCCTAAAGAGTGTCGGGTCAGAAATGACCGAGTCTGACATCAGATCTCTTCTGCAGGCA GCTGATATCGACAACAGTGGAACTATTGATTACGGGGAATTCCTTGCTGCTACCCTTCACATGAATAAGATGGAAAGGGAGGAGAACTTGATAGCCGCCTTCAAATATTTTGACAAAGATGGTAGCGGTTATATAACCATAGATGAGCTTCAACAGGCATGCAAAGAATTCGGTCTAGGCGAGGGTCATTtggatgatacaattaaggaaaTTGACCTTGATAAT GACGGCCGTATCGACTTTCAAGAGTTTTCTGCAATGATGAAGAAAGCTGATACAGAAGAAGGTACAAGAACAGTAAGAGGAAACTTGAATTTTAAGTTGGCTGAAGAATTGGGAGTTAAAGTTACTTAA
- the LOC141604892 gene encoding calcium-dependent protein kinase 4-like isoform X2, translating to MSSENKTSVKKLITTSGRKPSSSVSVLPYQTPRLRENYLIGRKLGQGQFGTTYMCTEKASGSLYACKSIPKRKLLCKEDCEDVYREIQIMHHLSENPNVVRIKGAFEDTVFVHLVMELCAGGELFDRIVVKGHYSEKQAAQLMKTIVEVVQGDSFTDVIGSPYYVAPEVLRKRYGQEIDVWSAGVILYILLSGVPPFWAETEAGIFRQILHGKLDFGSDPWPSISDSAKDLIRKMLDRDPKKRLTAYEVLCHPWIVDDTVAPDKPLDSAVMTRLKQFSAMNKVKKMALRVIAESLSEEEIGGLKELFKMIDTDNSGTITFDELKVGLKSVGSEMTESDIRSLLQAADIDNSGTIDYGEFLAATLHMNKMEREENLIAAFKYFDKDGSGYITIDELQQACKEFGLGEGHLDDTIKEIDLDNDGRIDFQEFSAMMKKADTEEGTRTVRGNLNFKLAEELGVKVT from the exons ATGTCATCAGAAAACAAAACTTCTGTAAAAAAGTTAATAACAACATCAGGAAGAAAACCATCATCATCAGTATCAGTATTACCATACCAAACACCAAGATTAAGAGAAAATTACTTAATTGGTAGAAAATTAGGTCAAGGTCAATTTGGTACAACATATATGTGTACAGAAAAAGCAAGTGGTAGTCtttatgcatgtaaatcaatCCCAAAAAGGAAACTTTTATGTAAGGAAGATTGTGAGGATGTTTATAGAGAAATTCAGATAATGCATCATTTATCTGAAAACCCTAATGTTGTAAGAATAAAGGGTGCATTTGAAGATACAGTATTTGTGCATTTAGTTATGGAATTGTGTGCAGGTGGTGAATTGTTTGATAGGATTGTTGTAAAAGGGCATTATAGTGAAAAACAAGCTGCTCAATTGATGAAAACTATTGTTGAAGTTGTTCAAG GGGATTCTTTTACTGACGTAATTGGAAGCCCCTACTACGTTGCTCCTGAGGTATTGCGCAAGCGCTATGGACAGGAAATAGATGTGTGGAGTGCTGGTGTTATCCTTTACATCTTACTGAGCGGCGTTCCTCCATTTTGGGCAG AAACTGAAGCAGGAATCTTCAGACAGATTTTGCATGGCAAGTTAGACTTTGGGTCAGACCCATGGCCTAGTATTTCAGATAGCGCCAAGGATTTAATCCGCAAAATGCTTGATAGAGACCCAAAGAAGCGGTTGACAGCTTACGAAGTTTTAT GTCACCCTTGGATTGTAGACGACACTGTTGCGCCTGATAAGCCTCTGGACTCAGCTGTTATGACGCGTTTGAAACAGTTTTCAGCCATGAACAAAGTTAAAAAGATGGCTTTACGC GTTATAGCAGAAAGTCTTTCAGAGGAAGAAATTGGCGGTTTAAAAGAACTGTTCAAAATGATTGACACAGACAACAGTGGAACCATAACTTTTGATGAACTCAAAGTCGGCCTAAAGAGTGTCGGGTCAGAAATGACCGAGTCTGACATCAGATCTCTTCTGCAGGCA GCTGATATCGACAACAGTGGAACTATTGATTACGGGGAATTCCTTGCTGCTACCCTTCACATGAATAAGATGGAAAGGGAGGAGAACTTGATAGCCGCCTTCAAATATTTTGACAAAGATGGTAGCGGTTATATAACCATAGATGAGCTTCAACAGGCATGCAAAGAATTCGGTCTAGGCGAGGGTCATTtggatgatacaattaaggaaaTTGACCTTGATAAT GACGGCCGTATCGACTTTCAAGAGTTTTCTGCAATGATGAAGAAAGCTGATACAGAAGAAGGTACAAGAACAGTAAGAGGAAACTTGAATTTTAAGTTGGCTGAAGAATTGGGAGTTAAAGTTACTTAA
- the LOC141604893 gene encoding putative membrane protein At4g09580 yields the protein MAAPRIVIVGGGSGGDEECVKMEDSPMSKKSKMESRYPIKTGEVVVATAVFAVFVFGLFFIFWRMPAAQYGQIKLPRTISDLRILKENLAMYASDHPTQFIVGYCSTYIFMQTFMIPGTIFMSLLAGALFGVFKGLLLVVFNATAGASSCYFLSKLIGRPIVNWLWPEKLRFFQGEIAKRREKLLNYMLFLRVTPTLPNLFINLASPIVDIPFHVFFLATVVGLVPASFITVRAGLALGELKSVKDLYDFKTLAVLFLIGAVIIIPTVLKRKRTYE from the exons ATGGCGGCGCCGAGAATAGTAATAGTAGGAGGAGGAAGCGGTGGAGATGAAGAATGCGTGAAAATGGAGGATTCGCCGATGAGTAAAAAGTCGAAAATGGAAAGTAGGTATCCGATTAAAACCGGCGAAGTTGTGGTTGCTACGGCGGTGTTTGCGGTGTTTGTTTTtggattgtttttcattttttggAGAATGCCTGCTGCTCAATATGGTCAAATTAAGTTGCCTCGTACTATTTCCGATCTTCGCATTCTCAA AGAAAATCTTGCAATGTATGCAAGTGACCACCCAACACAGTTCATTGTTGGTTACTGTTCGACATATATATTCATGCAGACTTTCATGATTCCTGGTACCATTTTTATGTCCTTATTGGCTGGGGCTCTCTTCGGTGTGTTTAAAGGTCTTCTGTTGGTTGTGTTCAATGCGACTGCTGGAGCATCGTCCTGCTATTTTCTATCTAAGTTGATTGGCAGGCCCATTGTCAACTGGCTGTGGCCTGAAAAGCTGAGATTTTTTCAGGGAGAG ATTGCGAAGCGTAGGGAGAAGCTGTTGAATTATATGCTTTTCTTGAGGGTCACTCCAACTTTACCCAATCTTTTCATCAATTTGGCATCTCCGATAGTGGATATACCATTTCATGTCTTTTTTCTAGCAACAGTTGTCGGTCTTGTTCCAGCTTCATTTATTACCGTAAGG GCTGGACTCGCACTTGGAGAACTAAAATCAGTGAAAGATCTATATGATTTCAAAACACTGGCGGTACTTTTCCTGATTGGCGCTGTCATCATAATTCCTACTGTCCTCAAGAGGAAGCGAACCTACGAATGA